ATAACATTAGCGTAAAACAATTACCACTACTTaggtttttcttaatttcagtTGGAACCGCATTAGACATATTTCTTCCGCCCTTCAAATCTTTAATCTATGTTCAAGTAactgaagatgaagatgaatatgaaattttccttttttaaaataatttttatatgtgatgctgttttatttgatttctttgGTTTTCAGATATTCTCATTCTTAAAATCCATAcatattaaatatactttttcatCATTGTTTTTGTCTGATTAGTAAGTATGTTCTTATTCATATTTATGCCTCCGTAATTAGCAAATTAAGATTGATGTGATTAGCAAATTAAGTGATAAAGTTTGCTATCAAAGTATCTTTAATGttaatttcaacattattttaaaaattcaaattcccAAGACTGAAAAGAATTTCCACAAACCCCAACAAATTAGTCCTCTTACATACCTCGGGAATGGATGTTTACAGATTTACATTGATATTTGGGTAACTAGGGGATAATAAAGTGtatgtttgtttttcatttgacgggtaaacatattttaatacttataaacaaaattttgtgaaactttcaaaataattaaatatttatatagatacctaaaattttactaatttttaaatatatatttggctaaatgtatatttgaatattatttttaaatgatttaaccTCAAACTTTTcacttaaaatagtttttaattgattgtttGAACTTTCAACTATTTCGTTAGTGAACATGGCCTGTGCTTTTGTAGGAAAAACATAGTTTTAacatttgtattaaatatttttatactattaaagtATGCaagttataataatttgttgatataattttacatttatatatatttaattctatctCAACCttcatacatatataatatttttctttttcttggaaagaaatatattttttgttttaatttaaatatatttgtttgaagTTGTAATGAGAGGATGCACTAGATAGAGAGAGTTGCGAAGCAGAGGATCTATCCTGGGTGGTGCTAGGTATGCAGCTATCGCTGGCATTTATCGAGTGTCAAAAAAGACTTCCAACTCAAAACAACTTCTGTCACTTCCAACAACCCATGCCACCGCACTACATCATTTTCAGTTAGACAAAGCATGAACCCAAGTAAAACAAACTTCCGtatgctttcttttcttctttatgtattttaatattataaatacaacTTACTCTTTccaatcaaatatttattttaaactaagataaggatatttagacaactttttttataacatttgaacattgattatgtgtcaatcaatctgtgattggtcaaaaattactctacatttaataataataatcataaacataattatggagtaatttttgaccagttgacacgtaatcaatgaaatgttgtcaaaaaaatattgtctaaatatcattatcctttaaacTAATATGTAATACACATAACTTCTAACGTCAAGATTTATAAGTAaactttattattgttatttatttcattaaaatataaatataaatacttataaaGAATTGATAgcataaaacattattttgctatattttttaacatcaaatataaatacattaaatattacaaaatatcaGTGATATAATTGAttctattttctattaattatataatttcttcaCATTTTATTGATTATGAGATTTTACACGGGCACTAACGAAGGTgcggagtgatcgccggtgcaagaggcatggtgccagagagcacggacaaggagcggctcctagcaggcttcgagtggaaggggtacatggacgaatcgaacatacaccggaaggagagggatctagagactgtataggtatgggactatacaatAGAAGGATAACTTAagggaattgatttggctactcatatcaacaaatgcatttgtttttcggtagcctaagtcataagaactccatggttaagcgtgcttagcctaaagtaattatgggatgggcaGTCAGCAggcctgtaagttgccgggacgTTACAAATGACTATGCGCTAAGTTACAATATTTTGATGCATGTTGTAATGGTATTATGTAggtgaaattaattatatactatGGAAAAAATATCCACGATACATGATTAATGTGAAGTTGCATTAAAATTTTGGGTGGCCTGTAATGGGTGGTGGGTCCTAAATGAACTGcttatgtatatgtatataaagtttgacctttgatatattaatttgaatgaGTAATTTGTTTTTCCTCAATGATACACGATTATTGGAATGATATTATTAAACATTAGGTAACATAACACTCACTTAACAATGTGTATCCCGACTTCACTTATATAGTCAAGTAAACATGATTTAGGTGATAAGTAATTGAATGAGACTTATGTTTACATGAGTAACAAATGTATATTTCACTTAGCAATAGATGTTTTGTGTTACCCTACACGATAATCTTAACTCAATTCTTATACGAGTCACACGTTAACATTTAAcgaaatttgtttattataatttaaatactcataaaaaatattttatatttagtcataacgattataataattatgtatGATATGAACATTGTGATaacatgataataaaattaatataaacatgttaatatatgtattattttcacTAATTCATTTCATGTTCACTTCTATGTTaatgattataattaatatgaaagtGTGTTATATTGATAGTtatattcaaaacaaacaaaccaaACTTTAATTATCTtagattatatatttacatatcgtaactttttatgattttttaacatttaataactCTTTGAAATGAGTACTGAACATGTATTTTAAAACgcatttatataaatagatcCCAACACATACATCCATCCTTCATGTATGAGtatatttcttcatttattaaaatgtttattttgttgaacagattatttatgtttattgaaTTATAGTGTATTATatcatatttgattaaaaaatatttatttactttcatACTTATTTTCAAAACGGTTATAAACatttactataatatatttgatgtttttaaaCATTATCTGTAGAAGACTATTTTTAAAACTGATTTGtgaacataaaataaaagtttaattgcaagtattttcaaaaatagaagtCAAGAATTTAGAAATACAGAATAAGATACGTATTTTACACtgttaaatttacaaaaatacttattaatcataaaatattagacgattatttttattgtagtaaaactatatttttctctctctcctccGAAGTCATGTTCCATGATTTTACATCACTAGTTCACGTTCGTCAAGCTTATCCAGCCAAGCAGGGAAAGACGACCAAAATATTCATCATTCATCTATCTAATACGTCACTCGATTAGTATTTCTATACTATGTATGTGCATTGCTTTTACTGTGTCATATTCTCAACATTAATCAAACGTTTGGcccttttcattattttataattatccaTGCCCTGTAAAATAAGCACTTTAGattatttttaccaaaaattagacatattttttagttaaaaatccgagtaaaaatataatatatcaacaccatctttttttcatttttaattataattatttaaccaGTTTCTTGATATGCTTTGTTAGAATTCCTATTCTTTTATCAAGTAAAAGAtgaaatatttgatttattgatAGTTAAAAAATCTGAGTTACCGTAGTACTTCTTCTATCCAAAATGGAGATTTTATTCAAGAATTCTCATTTGAGTTTCATTCAGTTGGCATTCTCCAAATTAGtttgataataaatttctttttctttggtgaAATATTAtgagtattatatatatatatatatacactttaaTGCTttgggagagaaaaaaatgttgttttcacTACATCCATCACTTGCTGTTGGTTGCCACAGTGATTTGGACTTGAAAGCGCCCATCTTTTCATGTCTATTGATATTGATTGTTGATACATCACTTGGCTTGTTGATGTCCTCTTTGAATCAATCTCTCTTTCCATAGGACTCTTCGTCCTCGGCTGTTTCTTCATCTGTGTCAACCACTGTGTTCAACCTATATGCTTTTTTAAGCTTCAACCTACCCATCACACATTCATATTCACACGCAGAAAGATCATTCAAAGATGAGTTCTTCGGCACCTCAAGTTTCCAACAACAAAACAATGTGGCTGCATCCAAAGGTTTTGGGTTTCAATCCTTCTGAAAGATGGGGGCACTCTGCTTGCTTCTCCAAGGGCCTCATGTATGTCTTTGGGGTATGTATCACTTTACTTAAACCCCTTTtgatcaaaaaaataaaacaggtCATTAGTTCAGTCTTGTAGCTAAAAACCATTGGTTAGTTTCTTAATCTCATCTATATATTTTCTGAACCTGTTCCTTACTGGCTTGTCCTCATTAATGATGTCTGCACACTGCTCCCCACATGTTGTTATTCTTTGAAGCTGTGCTTTTTCTGTATGCTTATCTCTGGGAATTTTTCTCATTAGTTTGGTTAGTTTCTGGTATTACTgagtactttttctttctttctcaagtTCACTGAGTTATTACTACCTATATATGGCTAAGAACCAAAGCACTTTCTTCTctgaattttagttttttcctAATCTCTTCATcacctatttttcttttagacaGTTGActgaattcatttttttcttactgTAATTAGTGGGACAATACGAGTTTGGGTTACCGTCATCTTTCTGCTTACTTAATATGGCGATATTcacatttttcattcttctcttcctttttcccATCCCTGTATTATAAAACATGCACCCAAAAAGAATACGAGACCTCTTACTTCATCGAaaaaatttaagcacaattgaaaataaaaatactttgcCTCATTATTTTGGCTGAGATTGCTTGGTGTGCATAAGACCAAATGAAAGTTGAACTGAATTAAGAAAATGCAACAACTACCATTTTCTTTCTGTACCATCGTTTGCAATTCTATATATGAAAGCGACGAAGAGCGTTTGTCCTGTCACATTTCCATTCAAACTCCAAACTCGTggacaatattaaatattttatacatttttattgatTAGAATTGTGGGTTCGGTAAGCTTTGAAGGTTTGCCATTGAGATGATAAAGTTTGAGTGTATTATTTCAGGGTTGCTGTGGGGGGCTGCATTTTTGCGATGTTCTCACTCTGGACCTTACCAAACTGGTTTGGAGCAAGCTTACTACTACCGGTGAGAAGCCGGGGCCGAGAGATAGTCACAGTGCTGTTCTTGTGGGGCATAAAATGATAGTGTTTGGTGGCACGAATGGGTTCAAGAAGGTGAATCACATTCACATACTTGATCTTGTTACCAAAGAGTGGTTTCGACCTGAATGTAAAGGGACTCCTCCTTCTCCACGTGAAAGCCATACTGCCACGCTGGTTGGTGATGAAAGGATAGTGATATTTGGCGGTAGTGGAGAAGGTCATGCTAACTATTTAAATGATTTGCACATTCTTGATCTTCGAACCATGAGTTGGACTTCCCCTGAGTTGAAAGGTGATTTGCCGGTCCCCAGAGACAGTCATAGTACCCTTGCAATCGGGAACAAACTTATTGTTTATGGTGGAGATTCTGGTGATCAGTATCATGGCAATGTTCATATGCTTGATATGGCTACAATGACTTGGTCTAGAGTATGCTCCTCCCTTCTCTTCTATGATAATCACCAATAATTTTCTTGAAAGTTTGGGGAGGGAAATTGTTAGATTTTCCACTGAGGGATTTAGTAACATCTTCTTGGCGTTTCAATGACAGTTGACGATTCAAGGTTCTCCACCAGGAGTCAGGGCAGGTCATGCTGCAGTTAACATTGGAACAAAGGCAAgctttttatattcattatttttaggACTTGCTTGTTACCTAAAGGTAAACAGTGTATGTAAAGGTAGTGAAAATATCTTTTACATTATCATTCAATAATTGATTGTCGTATGTGATAAAAGTTATTCTGATTGATTGACACATTGTAAAAGTATTTACACAGAatgtataaaagttaaattcGTTACTAAATTTACATGGAGTTCttctaaattttattcaatagtAAACTTCTGTCAAGGCATTTTAGCTGATTATGTAGAGCCACATCAGGTTTAATTTAAAATGGCCAGAttctttgtttataaattttccTTAGAAAATAGTGTATGAGCTGTGCATGATGTGCAGGTATATATCATTGGAGGAGTTGGAGATAAACGTTACTATAACGACGTTTGGATCTTTGATACTTGCAATTTTTTGTGGACTCAACTCGATATACATTTTCAACAGCCACAAGGGCGATTTTCTCATACAGCTGTTGCTGCAGGCATGAATATTGCAATATATGGCGGGTAGGATCCTATCTATGAATTTAAGACTTTCTAACCAATGATACAATGTTGATCTTTCTCTTTTAGTAGTTTAATCTGTTTATTCTTTTTCTGTTAACAGATGTGGGGAAGATGAACGTCCTCTCAATGAATTGTTAGTGTTGCAGCTTGCAGCAGAGTATCCAAATGGACGTTACTACGTTCCCATGAGCAAACCTATTGGAACTTATTGGAATCACGAAAAGAATATTATCCCAGCAGAAGCGGATACTACTAACTCGGTACAGAAGTTCACAAAGCGATGTCattatttacttcttttttttaaccaaaagtAGAACTGACAGTGAATTTTGAAGCAGGAAACTATCCTCGTGAGGAATGACGTGGAAGCTTTTGGAAATGGAGCTTATGAAATTGCATCAGAAAAATCGTCGCCTTATCACTTTGATTCAGGTGGGTTGAGTTATGTGTTTTATTCCGTACAAACATCATTGTAAGTGCGTATAGAGCAGTAAGCTTAAttcattttacctttttatattCTTCTTGTAAGtatttatcgataaatttatcttaataaagGGAGACGCAAAAGGGGTTGATGGGttgaaaataaatgattatttgTAGGTACTTCACGACAGAAGAGGAGGAGAATTGCTGCTGCAAAGGTATGGGATGTTGAATCAGAACAAGAAGATAGTTTTCTTTCATTGTCTCTTCATTCATCTCCATATAAATCGGATCAAGAACAGACCCCAAGtcaagaagcaaatgcattcTTTCCAACCACTTCCCAACACGAAAATGACTCAAATTATAAGAGAACATTGATGAATGTCCCACTTAAGACTCCACAGGCTTTTCATTTCCTacaacatcaaataaaacagGAACAATGTCTTCATGTTAACGAGGACAAAAAAAGAGCTCAACGTCAGGCTGCAGAGCAGAAACCAATGCTGCGACCCATTCAACACCTGGTGAATCCTTTGCTCAGTATTAGAATTGCACTCTACCACAACTTTCCCCTCTTactattcttaatatttttagacAGGTGAAATTAAAAAGACTTGATTCTATTATTCCTAGTTGCTAATTCATTTCACTTTTGATTTCAAATACAAGATTGGTGGTGAAGTTCGGGAGAGAGTTGAAGGACCCTTTGACCCAGTTTCGGTATCTCCTACAGTTGTGAATGGAAGGATTTTCCGGGGAGTCATATTTGCACCTGTAAGTTTGTAAACTTGGATGTCAAATGTGTTGATTTGTGTTGAAACTAGTTTCagtaacaaaaagaaacaaaaaatgcaTCAGGGAGCAGGAGTTGTCTCAAAAGGGGCGAGTGTTAAACCGAATTGTCCTTCCTCTCAAGCCTTTTTGGGTACTTTAAGGGCTTCCCAGGAAGCACCATACCATGGTTCACGATCAAGGCAAACCCCAGTGGCTTTAC
The sequence above is drawn from the Vigna radiata var. radiata cultivar VC1973A chromosome 3, Vradiata_ver6, whole genome shotgun sequence genome and encodes:
- the LOC106757200 gene encoding RING finger protein B isoform X2 gives rise to the protein MSSSAPQVSNNKTMWLHPKVLGFNPSERWGHSACFSKGLMYVFGGCCGGLHFCDVLTLDLTKLVWSKLTTTGEKPGPRDSHSAVLVGHKMIVFGGTNGFKKVNHIHILDLVTKEWFRPECKGTPPSPRESHTATLVGDERIVIFGGSGEGHANYLNDLHILDLRTMSWTSPELKGDLPVPRDSHSTLAIGNKLIVYGGDSGDQYHGNVHMLDMATMTWSRLTIQGSPPGVRAGHAAVNIGTKVYIIGGVGDKRYYNDVWIFDTCNFLWTQLDIHFQQPQGRFSHTAVAAGMNIAIYGGCGEDERPLNELLVLQLAAEYPNGRYYVPMSKPIGTYWNHEKNIIPAEADTTNSETILVRNDVEAFGNGAYEIASEKSSPYHFDSGTSRQKRRRIAAAKVWDVESEQEDSFLSLSLHSSPYKSDQEQTPSQEANAFFPTTSQHENDSNYKRTLMNVPLKTPQAFHFLQHQIKQEQCLHVNEDKKRAQRQAAEQKPMLRPIQHLIGGEVRERVEGPFDPVSVSPTVVNGRIFRGVIFAPGAGVVSKGASVKPNCPSSQAFLGTLRASQEAPYHGSRSRQTPVALPFPIMGATPSVVSKEHKIRSDLQGLALTLGGPGSGNPEVKY
- the LOC106757200 gene encoding acyl-CoA-binding domain-containing protein 4 isoform X1, with translation MSSSAPQVSNNKTMWLHPKVLGFNPSERWGHSACFSKGLMYVFGGCCGGLHFCDVLTLDLTKLVWSKLTTTGEKPGPRDSHSAVLVGHKMIVFGGTNGFKKVNHIHILDLVTKEWFRPECKGTPPSPRESHTATLVGDERIVIFGGSGEGHANYLNDLHILDLRTMSWTSPELKGDLPVPRDSHSTLAIGNKLIVYGGDSGDQYHGNVHMLDMATMTWSRLTIQGSPPGVRAGHAAVNIGTKVYIIGGVGDKRYYNDVWIFDTCNFLWTQLDIHFQQPQGRFSHTAVAAGMNIAIYGGCGEDERPLNELLVLQLAAEYPNGRYYVPMSKPIGTYWNHEKNIIPAEADTTNSQETILVRNDVEAFGNGAYEIASEKSSPYHFDSGTSRQKRRRIAAAKVWDVESEQEDSFLSLSLHSSPYKSDQEQTPSQEANAFFPTTSQHENDSNYKRTLMNVPLKTPQAFHFLQHQIKQEQCLHVNEDKKRAQRQAAEQKPMLRPIQHLIGGEVRERVEGPFDPVSVSPTVVNGRIFRGVIFAPGAGVVSKGASVKPNCPSSQAFLGTLRASQEAPYHGSRSRQTPVALPFPIMGATPSVVSKEHKIRSDLQGLALTLGGPGSGNPEVKY